The following coding sequences lie in one Cannabis sativa cultivar Pink pepper isolate KNU-18-1 chromosome 5, ASM2916894v1, whole genome shotgun sequence genomic window:
- the LOC133037949 gene encoding uncharacterized protein LOC133037949, with amino-acid sequence MFTMRAALLWTVNDFPARSSLSGWSGQGYKACPTCNEDTTSIRVIGKTSYVGHRRFLPSNHAMRRDTRFDGKAERRPPPRRFTCEEILSQVNALEPQIPGYHQNFGGVKRRRVAENCNWRKKSIFYELEYWSTNILKHNIDVMHVEKNVCDSLLGTILDNDKSKDTTNARHDLKKMGIRESLWIYEDGNGRLMKPHAPYVLTREKRQLFCQFVKGIKFPDGFCSNLKSKVSPDESNIIGLKSHDCHVIMQRVLAVGVRKFLPHDTATTITQLCNFFRQLCSRTLNVKDMEDAQNNLILLLCKMELIFPPAFFDIMIHLVLHLPEEAILGGPVFMRWMYPFERYMKKLKNYVGNKARPEGSIAEGYVADEAVTFCSMYFKGCETRFNRLDRNEDAPSVCRYLSVFNSQSRPLTSGLIKPLDHTSREKAEWYILQNSPEIQAYLE; translated from the coding sequence ATGTTCACCATGCGTGCTGCGCTTTTGTGGACAGTGAATGATTTTCCTGCTCGTAGTAGCTTGTCTGGGTGGAGTGGTCAAGGTTATAAAGCTTGCCCTACTTGTAATGAAGACACGACGTCCATTCGAGTGATCGGGAAGACATCATATGTTGGTCATCGAAGGTTCTTGCCAAGTAACCATGCAATGAGAAGGGATACTCGATTTGATGGTAAAGCTGAAAGAAGACCTCCTCCAAGACGATTTACTTGTGAAGAAATATTATCACAAGTTAATGCTCTCGAACCCCAAATTCCCGGATATCATCAAAATTTTGGGGGCGTGAAACGTAGAAGAGTTGCAGAAAATTGTAATTGgaggaaaaaaagtattttctacGAGTTGGAGTATTGGAGCACGAATATTTTAAAACACAACATTGATGTCATGCATGTTGAGAAGAATGTGTGTGATAGTCTCCTAGGAACCATCTTGGATAATGATAAATCAAAGGACACAACCAATGCGCGCCATGATTTAAAGAAGATGGGTATTAGGGAATCGTTGTGGATTTATGAAGATGGGAATGGGAGGCTAATGAAACCGCATGCTCCTTATGTTTTGACTCGTGAGAAAAGACAACTTTTTTGTCAGTTTGTTAAAGGAATAAAGTTTCCCGATGGCTTCTGTTCAAATTTAAAGAGCAAAGTTTCTCCAGATGAGTCTAACATTATTGGGTTAAAATCCCACGATTGTCATGTCATTATGCAGCGAGTACTAGCGGTTGGTGTCCGTAAATTTCTACCTCATGACACTGCAACAACTATTACTCAGCTGTGTAATTTTTTTCGACAGTTATGCTCTAGAACTCTAAATGTAAAAGATATGGAGGAtgctcaaaataatttaattctgttattgtgcaagatggaattgatttttcctccagctttttttgacataatgatACACTTGGTATTGCATTTGCCTGAAGAAGCGATATTGGGTGGCCCGGTCTTTATGAGATGGATGTATCCTTTTGAAAGgtacatgaaaaaattgaagaattatGTGGGAAATAAGGCACGTCCTGAAGGGTCAATTGCAGAAGGTTATGTTGCTGATGAGGCAGTAACCTTTTGTTCAATGTACTTTAAAGGGTGTGAAACAAGATTTAATCGGCTTGATCGAAATGAAGATGCGCCTTCTGTTTGTCGCTATCTCTCAGTTTTTaattctcaatctcgtcctttAACTAGCGGACTTATCAAGCCTCTTGATCATACCAGTCGTGAAAAAGCTGAGTGGTACATTCTTCAAAATTCTCCTGAAATCCAAGCTTACTTAGAATAA
- the LOC115700993 gene encoding uncharacterized protein LOC115700993, with protein MSATLATYHGGDGDGRDPPDPSRVPSSCEAGKVVGTEASNYVRFLGQQVSMLCPGGHLNFSDVPQQYKDQVLNRIRGGPPGEHVVEAWKEIHVKKPSGTFVNELAAKDYEELIKELDRKRLERQSQSDTGTESESDTGYQFDVMETVLGQRSDYQRGVGKRLKGKGKKPIPQTQSTVPPQPTTEMMSTVADIFSAMRATWGGNLTPEQRAQIFNPRFDNFIQTYSQSQSPGGSSSQSHAAPPEQQQQPPSQPQFQPSSQQQFQNLSQQQFENFLQQQPQSFPQQFPQQQQQSAPPMGNQFLYRTPSESPPLGSNFADFGLFGSSSQENQFFSTPIFNQAELGNLTLGLSSDQAYVPSPPRASGTRTENNPDQDFIIRDLNEDVNE; from the exons ATGTCAGCTACGTTAGCGACATACCACGGTGGGGATGGTGATGGCAGGGATCCCCCTGATCCTTCTAGGGTACCGTCGTCTTGCGAAGcag GCAAAGTTGTCGGCACTGAAGCAAGCAATTATGTTCGATTTCTTGGCCAACAAGTAAGCATGTTGTGCCCGGGTGGTCATCTAAATTTTTCTGATGTACCCCAACAATACAAGGATCAAGTGCTCAATCGAATTaga GGGGGTCCTCCTGGAGAGCATGTAGTTGAAGCATGGAAGGAGATCCATGTGAAAAAACCGTCTGGAACTTTCGTTAATGAATTAGCTGCAAAAGATTAT gAGGAACTGATCAAGGAGCTTGATAGGAAGCGACTGGAACGACAATCCCAGAGCGATACTGGGACTGAATCTGAATCTGATACTGGTTATCAGTTTGACGTTATGGAAACAGTCCTAGGCCAAAGATCTGACTATCAAAGAGGCGTGGGTAAAAGGCTCAAGGGCAAAGGAAAGAAACCAATCCCTCAAACTCAATCAACGGTGCCTCCCCAACCAACTACTGAAATGATGAGCACTGTGGCAGATATATTCTCAGCTATGCGTGCCACTTGGGGGGGTAATTTGACGCCTGAACAACGTGCCCAAATATTTAACCCACGCTTTGACAATTTCATTCAAACGTATAGTCAGTCGCAGTCGCCTGGTGGTTCGTCTTCTCAGAGTCATGCCGCTCCTCcggaacagcaacaacaacctcctTCGCAACCACAATTTCAGCCTTCCTCGCAACAACAATTCCAAAATTTGTCACAGCagcaatttgaaaattttttgcagcagcaaccccaatcttttcctcagcagtttcctcagcagcaacaacagtcTGCTCCGCCAATGGGAAATCAGTTCTTATACCGTACACCGTCAGAGTCTCCTCCGCTCGGCTCAAACTTTGctgattttggattatttgggagttcatcgcaggagaaccaatttttttcaactcccattttcaaccaagctgagctcggtaatttaacgctgggtttatcatcagaccaagcgtatgtgccttctccgccacgggcttcggggactcgtaccgaaaataatccagatcaagacttcataattagagacctgaatgaagatgttaatgaataa